From Vulpes vulpes isolate BD-2025 chromosome 7, VulVul3, whole genome shotgun sequence, one genomic window encodes:
- the SMIM18 gene encoding small integral membrane protein 18: MASLSSSLWNETTTSVYQYLGFQVQKIYPFHDNWNTACFVILLLFIFTVVSLVVLAFLYEVLDCCCCVKNKTVKDLKSEPNPLRSMMDNIRKREIEVV; encoded by the coding sequence ATGGCCTCCCTAAGCTCCAGCCTCTGGAATGAAACCACTACATCTGTTTATCAGTACCTTGGTTTTCAAGTTCAAAAAATTTACCCTTTTCATGATAACTGGAACACTGCCTGCTTTgtcattctgcttttatttatatttacagtgGTATCTTTAGTGGTGCTGGCTTTCCTTTATGAAGTGCTTGACTGTTGCTGctgtgtaaaaaacaaaactgtgaaagacttgaAAAGTGAACCTAACCCTCTTAGAAGTATGATGGATAACATCAGAAAACGTGAAATTGAAGTGGTCTAG